The Diospyros lotus cultivar Yz01 chromosome 15, ASM1463336v1, whole genome shotgun sequence genome has a window encoding:
- the LOC127791338 gene encoding nuclear transcription factor Y subunit B-3-like codes for MADSDNDSGGGHNYHHANSELSPREQDRFLPIANVSRIMKKGLPANAKISKDAKETVQECVSEFISFITGEASDKCQREKRKTINGDDLLWAMTTLGFEDYVEPLRVYLQRYRDIEGEKTAFAGRQGGDKDAAPASGGGGGGGGNGSIVNFGNAGGNYPDSELYGGMPSNVSMLMGGHHQGHGYGSVSYQQLAAGSAGKIGPGNPGSGSSSGRAR; via the coding sequence ATGGCGGATTCAGATAACGATTCGGGAGGAGGCCACAACTACCACCACGCGAACAGCGAGCTGTCGCCGAGAGAGCAGGACAGGTTCCTCCCGATCGCAAACGTGAGCAGAATCATGAAGAAGGGGCTGCCGGCGAACGCCAAGATTTCCAAGGACGCGAAGGAGACAGTGCAGGAGTGCGTGTCGGAGTTCATCAGCTTCATCACCGGCGAGGCCTCCGACAAGTGCCAGCGGGAAAAGCGCAAGACCATCAACGGCGACGATCTCCTCTGGGCCATGACGACCTTAGGCTTCGAGGACTACGTCGAGCCCCTCAGGGTCTACCTTCAGCGGTACAGAGACATCGAAGGGGAGAAGACCGCGTTCGCCGGACGCCAAGGCGGCGACAAGGACGCCGCCCCTGCcagtggcggcggcggcggcggcggcggcaatGGCAGCATCGTGAATTTCGGCAACGCTGGGGGTAATTACCCTGACAGCGAGTTGTACGGAGGAATGCCTTCGAATGTGTCTATGTTGATGGGCGGGCATCATCAAGGACACGGGTACGGGTCGGTTTCTTACCAACAACTGGCAGCTGGTTCAGCGGGTAAGATCGGGCCGGGTAATCCCGGGTCCGGGTCTTCTTCCGGGCGTGCCAGATAG